DNA from Paraburkholderia sp. PGU19:
TGTCGTTGTAGAAACTGGTTTGCAGGCCGTCGAACGCGCTAACGCCGATGCCTGACAAGGATTAGAAGCGCCGAATGTGTCGTCTGTTTTTCCTCGACGTATCCAAATGTATCGGGATTACAGTTGCATTGCATGTGCTCACGCATAACGTCTTCAGAAGCTCGATCTGATCGTCATCCGTATCCGAGCGCACGGCCAATCCACGTCTCCAGTTCCGATGCTTCGATCGGTTTTTCGATCATGCAAAGCGCCGCGCCCGCCTGCACGCGCTCGCGTACGCGAACCGTGGCGAAGGCGGTAATGAAGATCGTGGGGATACGCATGCCTTTGCGCTCCAGCGTGTCGAGCAGTTCGATGCCGTCCATGTCCGCCATCTGCACGTCGCAGACGAGGCAACGCGTGCGTTCGAGCACGTCGGAAGCAAGCAATTCCGCGCCGGATGCGAAGACGCGTGCCTCCCATCCGAACGAACGCACCAGACTGCTGGCCGCGGCGCGCACGAGGGAATCGTCGTCGACGATGGAGACTAGCTCGTTGTTGTGCAGGGACAAGGACACTCTCGCTGATGACCAGGCAAGCGAATGAGCGGATCCCAATCTTGCCCGGCAGCTTCAGGATAGGGCCCGGCTCACCGGCCCGCCATCATATGATCGTATATGGCCCTACTTGCCATTTTCCGGCTGGCGGTGTGCGATTATCGCGGCGTGTGAACGATGCCCAGCGCTTCCATTTTGCGCATCAGTTCCGCGACCGAACGTGAGTTCATCTTGCGCATGGCCTGGCCGCGATGAATCTTCGCGGTGATCTCCGCGATACCCATGTTCGCGGCAATCTGCTTGTTCAACAGGCCCGTTGCGACGAGTTGCAGCACTTCGCGCTCGCGCGGCGTCAGCGACTCCCACGCCGTGCGCATCGTATGCAGCGAGCGATCCGACGCGAGACGGCGCGCGTCGCGCTCCAGTGCGGCGATCACGGCATCGATCATGTCCTGATCTCGGAACGGCTTGGCGAGAAAATCCATTGCGCCGGCCTTCATCGCTTTCACCGACATCGCAATGTCGCCGTAGCCCGTCATGAAGATGATGGGCATATGCAGGCGTCCGTCGTCGATCAGCGTTTGCTGCAACGCGAGGCCGCTTTGACCGCGCAACCGCACGTCGAGTACGAGACACGAAGGAATGGCGGGTTTGTCGGCAGCCAGAAATTCTTCTGTCGACGCAAACGCGCGCACGTCGATATCGATCGAGCGCAACAGGCCCGAGAGCGCGCCACGCACGAGCTCATCATCATCGACGACATAAACGAGGCGGGCATCGGACTCAAGGAAACCAGTCTGGAACGGCGTGGAATTGGACATCGGTGGTTTTTGCTGTTTTCGATGGCTCGAACGTCCGCTCAATCAAGCGGACGACGATGGTAACAAATGCGATCACGACGGTCCACGACGCTCATCGGCGAACACGCGGCAATCATACGATCGTATGCGGCCGCT
Protein-coding regions in this window:
- a CDS encoding response regulator, with product MSLHNNELVSIVDDDSLVRAAASSLVRSFGWEARVFASGAELLASDVLERTRCLVCDVQMADMDGIELLDTLERKGMRIPTIFITAFATVRVRERVQAGAALCMIEKPIEASELETWIGRALGYG
- a CDS encoding response regulator, with product MSNSTPFQTGFLESDARLVYVVDDDELVRGALSGLLRSIDIDVRAFASTEEFLAADKPAIPSCLVLDVRLRGQSGLALQQTLIDDGRLHMPIIFMTGYGDIAMSVKAMKAGAMDFLAKPFRDQDMIDAVIAALERDARRLASDRSLHTMRTAWESLTPREREVLQLVATGLLNKQIAANMGIAEITAKIHRGQAMRKMNSRSVAELMRKMEALGIVHTPR